The following nucleotide sequence is from Fusobacterium perfoetens.
AATAAGCAATATGGAAAAGACTTACAAAAATATGGCAGGGCAAAAAACAATAGCTCTTCAAAACATTAATTTAGAGGTGAAAGAGGGAGAATTCATTTCAATTATTGGACCTTCAGGTTGTGGAAAATCTACAATGCTAAAAATAGTAAGTGGATTAGATAATCCTACAGGAGGAAAAATAGAGTTTAATGAAAATTTTGATTTAAATCAATATATAGGATTTGTATTTCAAGATTCTGTACTTCTTCCTTGGAAAAATGTGTATGATAATGCTGTTTTTCCATTAGAAATAAAAAAGATAAAGACAAAGGAAAATCTTGAAAAATTAGAAAAATTATTAGCTATGGCAGGATTATCAGATTTTAAAAACTCTCTTCCAAGAGAACTTTCAGGAGGAATGAGACAAAGAGTTTCAATAGTAAGATCTCTTTCTTATGATCCTAAGCTTTTATTAATGGACGAACCTTTTGGAGCATTAGATGCTTTAACTAGAGATTCATTAAATATAGAATTATTAAAAATATGGGAACAAACAAAGAAAACAATATTATTTGTAACTCATAGTATAGATGAAGCAGTATTCTTATCAAGCAAGGTAATAGTAATGTCACCTAGACCAGGAAGAATAAAAGAAGTATTAGATATTGATTTAGAATATCCTAGAACAGTTGAAATAAGAAATAACCCTAAATTTGTAGAATATACTAAATATTTAAGAGAGGTGTTAGAATAATTATGAAAAAGAAAATCAAAAAATTATTTGAAGGATTTTCTGAATATTTTATCTCTATTGCTGTATTTCTAATAATTTGGGGAATATATGTTAAAGTTAGTGGTGTGGCTGAATATATAGTGCCTTCTCCAATAAAAGTTTTAAAAAAATTATTTGAAATTATTGTAGAAGGGCAAATATGGGAGCATTTTTTTGCTACTTCAATTATAATTTTTGTGGGATATTTTATAGGTGTATTCCTAGGAGTATTCTTTGGATATATTATAGAGAAATGTGAGATTTTAAAAGATATGTTAATGCCATATTTAATATTTTTTCAGACAGCACCTAAGATTGCTTTAGTACCATTATTTGTTATCTGGTTTGGACTAGGGCTTACATCTAAGCTAGTTTTAATTGTATCAATGGTATTTTTCCCTGTTATGGTTGCTACAATGGTTGGAATAAATTCAGTACCAAAAGATATGAGAAATTTAATGAAAATATTAAATGGTAGTAAATTACAAGTTCTTTTTAAAATAGAGCTTCCTCATTCAATGCCGATGATTTTTTCTGGACTAAAAATAGGAATGGTTCAAGCAATTATTGGAGCTATAGTTGCTGAATGGATATCTGGAAAAGTAGGATTAGGTTATGTCTTAATATTTGCTTCTTCTACTTTTGATACGACTTTATTAATTGCTGGAATATTCTTTACGATTATAGTTGGAATATTTTATTATGAAGTTGTAAATATTTTAGAAAAGAGAATTCTTTATTGGCATGAGTCACAAAGAGTAGAAAAGGAGTAAGAATGTATATAAAAGCAGATAAACCTGTTTATGAAGAGGGAACAGCCCATTTAAGATGTAAAGCAGATAAAATTTCAGAAATTGTTTTTTTACCAGGGGATCATGCAAGAGTTGAAATGTTCAAAGAATTATTAGAAGATTATGAAATAGTTTCTTTTAATAGAGAATTTAAAGTTGGAACTGGAAAATATAATGGAGTACCTATAACAAT
It contains:
- a CDS encoding ABC transporter ATP-binding protein, which translates into the protein MAGQKTIALQNINLEVKEGEFISIIGPSGCGKSTMLKIVSGLDNPTGGKIEFNENFDLNQYIGFVFQDSVLLPWKNVYDNAVFPLEIKKIKTKENLEKLEKLLAMAGLSDFKNSLPRELSGGMRQRVSIVRSLSYDPKLLLMDEPFGALDALTRDSLNIELLKIWEQTKKTILFVTHSIDEAVFLSSKVIVMSPRPGRIKEVLDIDLEYPRTVEIRNNPKFVEYTKYLREVLE
- a CDS encoding ABC transporter permease, whose protein sequence is MKKKIKKLFEGFSEYFISIAVFLIIWGIYVKVSGVAEYIVPSPIKVLKKLFEIIVEGQIWEHFFATSIIIFVGYFIGVFLGVFFGYIIEKCEILKDMLMPYLIFFQTAPKIALVPLFVIWFGLGLTSKLVLIVSMVFFPVMVATMVGINSVPKDMRNLMKILNGSKLQVLFKIELPHSMPMIFSGLKIGMVQAIIGAIVAEWISGKVGLGYVLIFASSTFDTTLLIAGIFFTIIVGIFYYEVVNILEKRILYWHESQRVEKE